One Cryptomeria japonica chromosome 9, Sugi_1.0, whole genome shotgun sequence genomic window carries:
- the LOC131075976 gene encoding pentatricopeptide repeat-containing protein At3g49240, mitochondrial, whose amino-acid sequence MAMYKRLITILANHGCSSSLSSPRKAAEPWTIFKRGMREMYMSQAMLDAAAERRARKRKLRVDPPMSALQRNRYGPPKPHDPNMPEPINVLVGDRLSLHNRLQALSRSGKLDDALVAARQAQFARIRPTIFTYNSLLGHCHRAARYENVFNLFAFMRQSGVIPNVVTYNIVLGSYADLLDIEKCFGMLQMIQDAKMNPSNVTYQHLMRAHFKLEKYEEVMRLFREMLEKCYGADPPTYANTIEGFVKGGAMDQATELYMEMRKRGSIFSEPVFCNLIKGYIAAGRTQEALDVFEFVPEKVERTAMSSNAVIEGYCNAGRIDDALAFFDTLVEKDLKRDALSVAFLMDFYIELGNLQEAEKHFRSMLEKGCAPAAVAYNCLLDAYFKQGMNVEIENLVQEMLDQRIEPDSVTHDTLIDGYVKLGKLDESLRFIRRMIETGFKPVIAIYNKLYSHLCSEGKLDEASRLFHEMLDVGRNPDVGTYDILTEAFGREGRAEEAKGYFLTLVEKTKLDEDLVARIRQQGEDATGEEKSKAETQAPYASTENYQKTEIAV is encoded by the exons ATGGCGATGTACAAAAGATTAATCACAATACTAGCCAACCATGGCTGCTCATCATCACTATCATCACCCAGAAAGGCTGCAGAGCCGTGGACAATATTCAAGCGGGGCATGCGGGAGATGTACATGTCGCAGGCGATGCTGGATGCGGCGGCAGAGCGGCGGGCGAGAAAGCGGAAGCTGCGTGTTGATCCGCCCATGAGTGCCCTGCAGCGCAACCGCTATGGCCCTCCGAAACCCCATGACCCCAACATGCCGGAGCCCATCAATGTACTCGTGGGCGACCGCCTCAGCCTTCATAATCGCCTGCAAGCGCTCAGCCGCTCAGGGAAGCTGGACGATGCCCTGGTCGCCGCCCGCCAAGCGCAGTTCGCTCGTATCCGGCCCACGATTTTCACCTACAACTCCCTCCTTGGCCATTGCCACCGCGCTGCTAGGTATGAGAATGTTTTCAATCTCTTTGCTTTCATGCGGCAAAGCGGCGTCATACCCAATGTGGTGACCTACAACATCGTTCTCGGTAGCTACGCCGATTTGCTCGACATTGAGAAGTGCTTCGGCATGTTGCAGATGATCCAGGACGCAAAAATGAATCCCAGTAATGTGACCTATCAACACTTGATGAGGGCGCATTTTAAGTTGGAGAAATACGAGGAAGTTATGAGGCTTTTCAGGGAGATGCTGGAGAAGTGCTATGGGGCTGATCCGCCGACATATGCAAATACCATTGAGGGTTTTGTGAAGGGTGGGGCGATGGACCAGGCTACGGAGCTGTATATGGAGATGAGGAAGAGAGGTTCCATTTTTAGCGAGCCGGTGTTTTGTAATTTGATCAAGGGCTATATTGCTGCTGGGAGAACTCAGGAGGCCCTTGATGTTTTTGAGTTTGTGCCTGAGAAGGTCGAACGGACCGCAATGTCCAGTAATGCTGTTATAGAAGGGTACTGCAATGCTGGAAGGATAGATGACGCTCTTGCATTTTTCGATACACTTGTGGAGAAGGATTTGAAACGCGATGCCTTGTCGGTTGCGTTTTTGATGGACTTTTATATTGAGCTAGGAAATTTGCAGGAGGCGGAAAAGCATTTCAG GTCGATGCTTGAGAAGGGATGTGCTCCAGCTGCTGTGGCCTACAATTGTCTTTTGGATGCTTATTTCAAGCAAGGAATGAATGTGGAGATAGAGAATTTGGTGCAAGAGATGTTAGATCAGCGAATTGAGCCAGATTCAGTAACTCATGATACACTGATAGATGGATATGTTAAACTGGGCAAGCTGGATGAGTCCTTAAGATTTATCAGAAGAATGATAGAAACTGGCTTTAAACCAGTAATTGCCATATATAACAAATTGTACAGCCACTTGTGTAGTGAAGGGAAGCTTGATGAAGCTAGTAGGCTTTTTCATGAGATGTTAGATGTAGGGCGGAACCCTGATGTTGGAACGTATGATATATTAACAGAGGCATTTGGCAGAGAGGGGAGAGCTGAGGAGGCAAAAGGTTATTTTTTGACACTTGTGGAAAAGACCAAACTGGATGAGGATCTTGTGGCTCGTATCAGACAGCAGGGAGAGGATGCAACTGGTGAAGAAAAATCAAAGGCAGAAACACAGGCACCTTATGCATCCACTGAAAATTATCAAAAAACGGAAATCGCTGTTTAG